A single window of Nomascus leucogenys isolate Asia chromosome 18, Asia_NLE_v1, whole genome shotgun sequence DNA harbors:
- the RWDD2A gene encoding RWD domain-containing protein 2A isoform X2, which translates to MVKIDLQVTMPHSYPFVALQLFGRSSELDRHQQLLLNKGLTSYIGTFDPGELCVCAAIQWLQDNSASYFLNRKLVYEPSTQAKPVKNTFLRMWIYSHHIYQQDLRKKILDVGKRLDVTGFCMTGKPGIICVEGFKEHCEEFWHTIRYPNWKHISCKHAESVETEGNGEDLRLFHSFEELLLEAHGDYGLRNDYHMNLGQFLEFLKKHKSEHVFQILFGIESKSSDS; encoded by the exons ATG gtGAAAATTGATTTGCAAGTGACCATGCCTCACAGCTACCCCTTTGTAGCATTGCAGCTGTTTGGACGGTCATCTGAACTTGACAGACATCAGCAGCTACTTCTCAACAAAGGTCTCACTTCTTACATAGGGACTTTTGATCCAGGTGAGCTCTGTGTATGTGCAGCAATCCAGTGGCTACAGGACAACAGTGCATCTTATTTCCTGAACAGAAAGCTTGTATATGAACCATCTACACAAGCAAAGCCAGTCAAGAACACATTCCTCCGAATGTGGATCTACAGTCACCATATATATCAGCAGGACCTAAGGAAAAAGATTTTGGATGTTGGGAAAAGGTTAGATGTGACTGGATTTTGCATGACAGGAAAGCCTGGTATAATCTGTGTGGAGGGTTTCAAAGAGCACTGTGAGGAGTTCTGGCACACAATTAGGTACCCCAATTGGAAGCACATTTCCTGTAAGCATGCTGAAAGCGTGGAGACAGAAGGAAATGGTGAGGACCTGCgccttttccattcttttgaagAATTACTCCTTGAGGCTCATGGTGACTATGGATTAAGGAATGACTATCACATGAATCTGGGCCAGTTCTTAGAATTTCTCAAGAAGCACAAAAGTGAGCATGTTTTTCAGATACTATTTGGTATTGAAAGCAAAAGTTCAGACTCGTAA
- the RWDD2A gene encoding RWD domain-containing protein 2A isoform X1, translated as MSASVKESLQLQLLEMEMLFSMFPNQGEVKLEDVNALTNIKRYLEGTREALPPKIEFVITLQIEEPKVKIDLQVTMPHSYPFVALQLFGRSSELDRHQQLLLNKGLTSYIGTFDPGELCVCAAIQWLQDNSASYFLNRKLVYEPSTQAKPVKNTFLRMWIYSHHIYQQDLRKKILDVGKRLDVTGFCMTGKPGIICVEGFKEHCEEFWHTIRYPNWKHISCKHAESVETEGNGEDLRLFHSFEELLLEAHGDYGLRNDYHMNLGQFLEFLKKHKSEHVFQILFGIESKSSDS; from the exons ATGTCTGCTTCGGTGAAAGAAAGCCTTCAGCTTCAGCTACTGGAGATGGAAATGCTGTTTTCTATGTTTCCTAACCAAGGAGAAGTAAAACTTGAAGATGTAAATGCCCTGACAAATATAAAGAGGTATTTGGAAGGCACAAGGGAGGCGCTGCCACCAAAAATCGAATTTGTAATTACTCTCCAGATTGAAGAGCCCAAG gtGAAAATTGATTTGCAAGTGACCATGCCTCACAGCTACCCCTTTGTAGCATTGCAGCTGTTTGGACGGTCATCTGAACTTGACAGACATCAGCAGCTACTTCTCAACAAAGGTCTCACTTCTTACATAGGGACTTTTGATCCAGGTGAGCTCTGTGTATGTGCAGCAATCCAGTGGCTACAGGACAACAGTGCATCTTATTTCCTGAACAGAAAGCTTGTATATGAACCATCTACACAAGCAAAGCCAGTCAAGAACACATTCCTCCGAATGTGGATCTACAGTCACCATATATATCAGCAGGACCTAAGGAAAAAGATTTTGGATGTTGGGAAAAGGTTAGATGTGACTGGATTTTGCATGACAGGAAAGCCTGGTATAATCTGTGTGGAGGGTTTCAAAGAGCACTGTGAGGAGTTCTGGCACACAATTAGGTACCCCAATTGGAAGCACATTTCCTGTAAGCATGCTGAAAGCGTGGAGACAGAAGGAAATGGTGAGGACCTGCgccttttccattcttttgaagAATTACTCCTTGAGGCTCATGGTGACTATGGATTAAGGAATGACTATCACATGAATCTGGGCCAGTTCTTAGAATTTCTCAAGAAGCACAAAAGTGAGCATGTTTTTCAGATACTATTTGGTATTGAAAGCAAAAGTTCAGACTCGTAA